The following are encoded in a window of Castanea sativa cultivar Marrone di Chiusa Pesio chromosome 5, ASM4071231v1 genomic DNA:
- the LOC142634756 gene encoding uncharacterized protein LOC142634756, protein MSIGHHCMSKFERIILDRFEHYTDQYLHFNISRFPYLETLEVSECIMLERVKISAQRLRMLTFDACEKLLELEIDSQNLSSFKYLSLENVFPLIFSKNAPCPFELTFTLDNFVDTLWFLKSREVLVMSNQREVLKLTVICEEVTFRVGLDREVGVYVSSVSKRINLEDLRGITLPLSFKLELMMLDVRISALSIDYGSLIDGLLWSCRPKQLSLPTGLKSRKKCIKVLREKILDKKDRGCSCCWRHHFKGANIKSIAGIEGERLLDCKILLDTLPTLEKGQEI, encoded by the exons ATGTCTATTGGACATCACTGCATGTcaaaatttgaaagaattatacTTGACAGATTTGAGCATTACACAGACCAATATCTTCACTTCAATATTTCTAGATTCCCCTACCTTGAAACTTTGGAGGTTAGTGAATGCATCATGTTGGAAAGGGTCAAGATTTCTGCACAAAGGCTTAGAATGTTAACATTTGATGCATGCGAAAAGCTTTTGGAGCTTGAAATTGATAGTCAAAATCTGTCATCGTTCAAATACCTCAGTTTAGAGAATGTATTTCCTCtgattttttcaaagaatgCTCCATGTCCTTTTGAGCTTACTTTTACATTAGATAATTTTGTTGACACTCTTTGGTTCCTTAAGTCGAGGGAAGTTCTAGTAATGTCAAATCAAAGAGAAGTTTTGAAGCTAACAGTTATTTGTGAGGAG GTTACATTtagggtgggtttggataggGAGGTTGGCGTCTACGTTTCAT ctgtatcAAAACGGATCAATCTTGAAGATTTGAGAGGAATTACACTTCCTCTGTCATTCAAACTTGAGCTTATGATGCTAGATGTACGGATCTCGGCACTGTCAATAGATTATGGAAGTCTTATAGATGGTTTGCTTTGGAGTTGTCGTCCAAAACAATTGTCATTGCCAACAGGTTTGAAGTCCCGGAAGAAGTGCATaaag GTGCTACGTGAAAAGATATTGGATAAAAAAGATCGGGGCTGCTCTTGTTGTTGGAGACATCATTTTAAAGGTGCAAATATCAAGAGTATTGCTGGGATTGAAGGTGAAAGGCTTCttgattgcaaaattttgtTAGATACGTTGCCTACTCTTGAAAAAGGTCAAGAGATTTAA